One stretch of Serinicoccus hydrothermalis DNA includes these proteins:
- a CDS encoding sugar phosphate isomerase/epimerase family protein — protein sequence MTSVAQAAPALDVPSGRPATIPTPEPGDPRLRRLSLNQRTCAGWSLREAVDGCVAAGLGSIGVWREPVAEVGLDTAVRWVREAGLRVSSVCRGGFFTVSDPHAFAAAHASNVEAVRETAALGAATLVLVPGGLPEGDKDLPAARERAVEAIAALAPVAADHGVLLAIEPMHPIFAADRGVVSTLGQALDIAEEFDPATVGVVVDTFHVWWEPGLEQQIARAAGRIASYQVCDWITPFPADALLSRGMMGDGHIDFPGITAQVSAAGYTGDVEVEIFHADVWAAPGADVVATMARRYVELVEPSL from the coding sequence ATGACCTCGGTCGCGCAGGCCGCGCCCGCCCTCGACGTCCCGTCCGGCCGGCCGGCAACGATCCCCACCCCGGAGCCGGGGGACCCGCGCCTCCGGCGGCTCTCGCTCAACCAGCGGACGTGCGCCGGGTGGTCGTTGCGCGAGGCGGTCGACGGGTGCGTGGCGGCCGGGCTGGGCTCGATCGGCGTCTGGCGCGAGCCGGTGGCCGAGGTCGGCCTGGACACGGCCGTGCGCTGGGTCCGGGAGGCCGGCCTGCGGGTGTCCTCGGTCTGCCGGGGCGGCTTCTTCACCGTCAGCGACCCGCACGCCTTCGCGGCCGCGCACGCGTCCAACGTCGAGGCGGTCCGGGAGACGGCCGCCCTCGGGGCCGCCACCCTGGTCCTCGTGCCGGGTGGCCTGCCCGAGGGCGACAAGGACCTGCCGGCGGCCCGGGAGCGCGCCGTGGAGGCGATCGCCGCGCTCGCGCCGGTGGCTGCCGACCACGGCGTCCTGCTCGCCATCGAGCCGATGCACCCGATCTTCGCCGCGGACCGCGGTGTCGTGTCCACCCTCGGGCAGGCGCTGGACATCGCCGAGGAGTTCGACCCCGCCACCGTCGGCGTCGTGGTCGACACCTTCCACGTGTGGTGGGAGCCGGGCCTCGAGCAACAGATCGCGCGCGCCGCCGGACGGATCGCGAGCTACCAGGTGTGCGACTGGATCACGCCCTTCCCCGCTGACGCCCTGCTCAGCCGCGGGATGATGGGCGACGGGCACATCGACTTCCCCGGGATCACCGCCCAGGTGAGCGCCGCCGGCTACACCGGCGACGTCGAGGTCGAGATCTTCCACGCGGACGTGTGGGCCGCACCAGGTGCCGACGTCGTCGCCACGATGGCCCGGCGCTACGTCGAGCTGGTCGAGCCCTCCCTCTGA
- a CDS encoding dihydrodipicolinate synthase family protein, protein MSTATAQTAPAGTTSTAIRLPGADGRWRPVRLHEPRDWADHPEPYSSRVAFAAAHVVADPYADNTPGSPAGVDWDSTLAFRRGLFRYGFGVAEAMDTAQRNMGLDWVAVQQLVSRSAAQAAELGARIASGAGTDHAPHASSLGAVRDAYLEEVDFVQGTGSQVIVMASRQLAATASGEADYRAVLDPVLDRAEQPVILHWLGEMFDPALAGYWGSPDVPAATEAFLRLVHERSEDIDGVKVSLLSAEHEVGLRAALPEGVRLYTGDDFNYPELIRGDGEHHSDALLGAFAAITPAASAALTALDEGDLGTYDREMAPTVALSRHIFESPTFHYKTGIAFLSWLTGQQPGFVMVGGMQSARSPVHLARVFELANEARLLPDPDLAAERMLTWLAGAGLRP, encoded by the coding sequence GTGAGCACGGCGACGGCGCAGACCGCGCCGGCGGGCACGACCTCGACCGCGATCCGGCTCCCCGGCGCGGACGGACGGTGGCGCCCGGTGCGGCTGCACGAGCCCCGGGACTGGGCCGACCACCCGGAGCCCTATTCCAGCCGGGTCGCCTTCGCCGCGGCGCACGTCGTGGCCGACCCGTATGCCGACAACACGCCGGGGTCGCCGGCCGGTGTCGACTGGGACTCCACCCTGGCCTTCCGTCGGGGGCTGTTCCGCTACGGCTTCGGCGTCGCCGAGGCCATGGACACCGCCCAGCGCAACATGGGCCTGGACTGGGTCGCGGTGCAGCAGCTGGTCTCGCGCAGCGCGGCCCAAGCGGCTGAGCTCGGCGCCCGGATCGCCAGCGGCGCCGGGACCGACCACGCCCCGCACGCCTCGAGCCTCGGGGCGGTGCGCGACGCCTACCTCGAGGAGGTGGACTTCGTGCAGGGCACCGGCTCGCAGGTCATCGTCATGGCCTCGCGCCAGCTCGCGGCGACCGCCTCGGGCGAGGCGGACTACCGCGCCGTCCTCGACCCCGTGCTGGACCGCGCCGAGCAGCCGGTGATCCTGCACTGGCTGGGGGAGATGTTCGACCCCGCGCTGGCCGGCTACTGGGGGAGCCCCGACGTCCCGGCCGCGACCGAGGCCTTCCTGCGCCTCGTGCACGAGCGTTCCGAGGACATCGACGGGGTCAAGGTGTCCCTGCTCTCGGCCGAGCACGAGGTCGGTCTGCGGGCAGCGCTGCCCGAGGGGGTCCGGCTCTACACCGGCGACGACTTCAACTACCCCGAGCTCATCAGGGGCGACGGGGAGCACCACTCGGACGCGCTTCTGGGGGCCTTCGCAGCCATCACGCCGGCCGCGTCGGCGGCGCTGACCGCGCTGGACGAGGGCGACCTGGGGACCTACGACCGGGAGATGGCGCCGACCGTGGCGCTGTCCCGGCACATCTTCGAGAGCCCGACCTTCCACTACAAGACGGGCATCGCCTTCCTCTCCTGGCTCACCGGCCAGCAGCCCGGCTTCGTCATGGTCGGGGGTATGCAGTCCGCCCGCAGCCCGGTTCACCTCGCCCGGGTCTTCGAGCTGGCGAACGAGGCCCGCCTGCTGCCGGACCCGGACCTCGCCGCGGAGCGGATGCTCACCTGGCTCGCGGGAGCAGGGCTGCGCCCATGA
- a CDS encoding Gfo/Idh/MocA family protein: MATHLIRIVMNGVTGRMGYRQHLVRSILAIRDAGGVELPSGDRLQVEPILVGRNAEKLEELARRHDVAEWTTDLDAALADDSATVYFDAQVTSRRKDAILKAMAAGKHIYTEKPIAESVADGQEMVDAAAAAGVINGVVHDKLYLPGLMKLKRLIDSGFFGDILSVRGEFGYWVFEGDLLPAQRPSWNYRAEDGGGMVLDMFCHWNYVLENLFGAVEAVTARAVTHIPTRWDEQGREYRATADDAAYAIFELEGGVIAQVNSSWAVRVDRGELVEFQVDGTRGSAVAGLFGCRIQPSVSTPKPVWNPDLPTEEDFRAQWEQIPDNTEFGNGFRAQWEQFLADVHAGRPHPYDFAAGVRGLQLVEAGLRSSQERRTVDLAEVAAPAPEPVRTPEPVA; encoded by the coding sequence ATGGCCACCCATCTCATCCGCATCGTCATGAACGGCGTGACCGGCCGCATGGGCTACCGCCAGCACCTGGTGCGGTCCATCCTCGCGATCCGCGACGCCGGGGGGGTCGAGCTGCCCTCCGGCGACCGCCTCCAGGTCGAGCCGATCCTCGTGGGCCGCAACGCCGAGAAGCTGGAGGAGCTGGCCCGCCGGCACGACGTCGCCGAGTGGACCACCGACCTCGACGCCGCCCTCGCCGACGACAGCGCCACCGTCTACTTCGACGCGCAGGTCACCAGCCGGCGCAAGGACGCGATCCTGAAGGCCATGGCCGCCGGCAAGCACATCTACACCGAGAAGCCCATCGCCGAGAGCGTCGCCGACGGCCAGGAGATGGTGGACGCGGCCGCCGCGGCGGGCGTCATCAACGGCGTCGTGCACGACAAGCTCTACCTGCCCGGCCTCATGAAGCTCAAGCGGCTCATCGACTCCGGCTTCTTCGGGGACATCCTCTCGGTCCGGGGGGAGTTCGGCTACTGGGTCTTCGAGGGCGACCTGCTGCCCGCCCAGCGCCCGAGCTGGAACTACCGGGCCGAGGACGGCGGGGGCATGGTGCTCGACATGTTCTGCCACTGGAACTACGTGCTGGAGAACCTCTTCGGCGCGGTCGAGGCGGTCACGGCGCGCGCCGTGACCCACATCCCGACCCGCTGGGACGAGCAGGGCCGGGAGTACCGCGCGACGGCGGACGACGCGGCCTACGCCATCTTCGAGCTCGAGGGCGGCGTCATCGCCCAGGTCAACTCCTCCTGGGCGGTGCGCGTGGACCGCGGGGAGCTCGTCGAGTTCCAGGTGGACGGCACCCGGGGATCGGCTGTCGCCGGGTTGTTCGGGTGCCGCATCCAGCCCAGCGTGAGCACGCCCAAGCCGGTCTGGAACCCGGACCTGCCGACCGAGGAGGACTTCCGCGCCCAGTGGGAGCAGATCCCCGACAACACCGAGTTCGGCAACGGCTTCCGCGCCCAGTGGGAGCAGTTCCTCGCCGACGTGCACGCCGGTCGCCCGCACCCCTACGACTTCGCGGCGGGCGTGCGGGGCCTGCAGCTGGTCGAGGCCGGTCTGCGCTCCTCGCAGGAGCGTCGCACCGTCGACCTGGCCGAGGTCGCGGCCCCCGCACCCGAGCCGGTGCGCACCCCGGAGCCGGTCGCGTGA
- a CDS encoding ABC transporter ATP-binding protein: MASDNLLELNDIEAGYGRAALVLRGLTVKVPAGSVVCLVGPNGAGKSTVLKVASGMLTPRSGSIVVDGEEVTGSGPQMMIRHGLSHVLQGHSVFKEMTVAENVALGAYTVKDRATVQERTEFVKNLFPVVADRWAALAGALSGGQQKQVEFARSLMVSPKVVLLDEPSMGLDPKTTSVVFEQVVRMREAGIAVLLVEQNARRALETADIGCVLDLGRVHITGPAPELLRDPQLAELYLGGGQRDTGPSDPTPDSDDRRPDQLTTTAPERT; the protein is encoded by the coding sequence TTGGCGTCTGACAACCTTCTCGAGCTCAACGACATCGAGGCCGGCTACGGCCGCGCGGCGCTGGTGCTGCGCGGGCTCACGGTCAAGGTGCCGGCCGGCTCCGTCGTCTGCCTTGTCGGCCCCAACGGGGCCGGCAAGTCCACCGTCCTCAAGGTCGCGAGCGGCATGCTCACCCCGCGCTCGGGGTCGATCGTCGTCGACGGCGAGGAGGTGACCGGCTCCGGGCCGCAGATGATGATCCGGCACGGTCTCTCGCACGTGCTCCAGGGGCACAGCGTCTTCAAGGAGATGACGGTCGCGGAGAACGTCGCGCTCGGGGCCTACACAGTCAAGGACAGGGCGACCGTCCAGGAGCGCACCGAGTTCGTCAAGAACCTCTTCCCCGTCGTCGCCGACCGCTGGGCCGCCCTGGCCGGTGCCCTGTCCGGCGGGCAGCAGAAGCAGGTCGAGTTCGCGCGCTCGCTCATGGTGAGCCCGAAGGTGGTGCTGCTGGACGAGCCGAGCATGGGGCTGGACCCCAAGACCACGTCGGTCGTCTTCGAGCAGGTCGTGCGCATGCGCGAGGCCGGCATCGCCGTGCTGCTCGTGGAGCAGAACGCCCGCCGCGCCCTGGAGACCGCCGACATCGGCTGCGTCCTCGACCTGGGACGGGTCCACATCACCGGTCCCGCGCCGGAGCTGCTCCGGGACCCCCAGCTGGCCGAGCTCTACCTCGGCGGCGGCCAGCGCGACACCGGTCCCTCGGACCCCACCCCGGACAGCGACGACAGGCGTCCGGACCAGCTCACCACGACCGCCCCCGAAAGGACCTGA
- a CDS encoding ABC transporter ATP-binding protein, producing the protein MSVQQDVRPSLQTEGLSKAFGGVQAVNGASVTFHDGKVNALIGPNGSGKSTFFNIVTGMIAPDSGRVSFRGRDITRRAPHRICAAGIGRSFQLCRTFPRMTVLENLLVAVRPTGWGQLVGSSMNRAQVARARELLRRVGIDHLEDSLAQDISYGQQKLLELAGVLMGDPDTILLDEPAGGVNPALIGRIGTLVQELNAEGRTFIIVEHNMDMVMSLSDHIVVFDRGAPIAEGTPSEVQQDPRVLEAYLGV; encoded by the coding sequence ATGAGCGTGCAGCAGGACGTGCGCCCCAGCCTGCAGACCGAGGGGCTCTCCAAGGCCTTCGGCGGCGTGCAGGCGGTCAACGGCGCGAGCGTGACCTTCCACGACGGCAAGGTCAACGCCCTCATCGGCCCGAACGGGTCCGGCAAGTCGACGTTCTTCAACATCGTCACCGGCATGATCGCCCCGGACTCCGGCAGGGTCAGCTTCCGGGGCCGGGACATCACCCGCCGGGCGCCGCACCGGATCTGCGCGGCCGGCATCGGACGCAGCTTCCAGCTGTGCCGGACCTTCCCGCGGATGACCGTCCTGGAGAACCTCCTGGTCGCGGTCCGCCCCACCGGGTGGGGCCAGCTGGTCGGCTCCAGCATGAACCGCGCCCAGGTGGCCAGGGCCCGCGAGCTGCTGCGACGCGTCGGCATCGACCACCTGGAGGACTCCCTCGCGCAGGACATCTCCTACGGGCAGCAGAAGCTGCTGGAGCTGGCCGGCGTGCTCATGGGCGACCCCGACACCATCCTGCTCGACGAGCCGGCGGGCGGCGTCAACCCGGCCCTCATCGGCCGGATCGGCACGCTGGTGCAGGAGCTCAACGCCGAGGGTCGGACCTTCATCATCGTCGAGCACAACATGGACATGGTCATGAGCCTGTCCGACCACATCGTCGTCTTCGACCGAGGTGCCCCCATCGCGGAGGGCACGCCGTCCGAGGTCCAGCAGGACCCCCGAGTGCTGGAGGCCTACCTTGGCGTCTGA
- a CDS encoding branched-chain amino acid ABC transporter permease, translating to MPNASDLATSASSSASTSSTTATSQPAAPSRPDDSAGRRFDTRLRWAKVGLGVVALVLALMVPWLAPDAFILSVAVVIASYAALAVGWNFVGGFTGYMSLGHASYSGLGGYAVALLTTHTGVNPWVALVLGAVAVALLAIPIGIASLRVRGASFVIVSIALVLILLLVFQSWASVTGGSEGLRVPRPFDSSVLRPEQHTRFYFLFLVLIGLALLVWWLIDRSQFGAGLKAIREDEDKAEALGVPTFRYKLVVFVISAFFTGLAGGLYALWFGNLDPVFQFSILTGSYMVLMSLFGGIRSLVGPVVGAVVVGYAMEVFKAQYGDSQFHLVALGLLLAVVVLFMPEGVVPALLGLVHRFRPASTSIREETAADLLERNRAIDAQRRAATDEAADGHTDSGTDAGDREVPHASTGKGRA from the coding sequence TTGCCCAACGCTTCTGACCTCGCGACGTCCGCGTCATCGTCCGCGTCGACGTCCTCGACCACCGCCACCAGCCAGCCCGCCGCGCCGTCCCGCCCGGACGACAGCGCCGGCCGACGCTTCGACACCCGGCTGCGCTGGGCCAAGGTGGGGCTCGGGGTCGTGGCCCTCGTCCTCGCGCTCATGGTGCCCTGGCTGGCCCCGGACGCCTTCATCCTCTCGGTGGCCGTCGTCATCGCCAGCTACGCGGCGCTCGCCGTCGGCTGGAACTTCGTCGGCGGATTCACCGGCTACATGTCCCTCGGCCACGCCTCCTACTCCGGCCTCGGCGGGTATGCCGTCGCGCTGCTCACCACGCACACCGGGGTCAACCCCTGGGTCGCGCTGGTGCTCGGGGCCGTGGCGGTGGCGCTGCTCGCGATCCCCATCGGCATCGCCTCGCTGCGGGTCCGCGGCGCGTCCTTCGTCATCGTCTCCATCGCGCTGGTCCTCATCCTGCTGCTGGTCTTCCAGAGCTGGGCGTCGGTGACCGGCGGGTCGGAGGGGCTGCGCGTGCCGCGTCCGTTCGACAGCTCGGTGCTCCGCCCGGAGCAGCACACCCGCTTCTACTTCCTCTTCCTCGTCCTCATCGGCCTCGCGCTGCTCGTGTGGTGGCTCATCGACCGCTCCCAGTTCGGGGCCGGCCTCAAGGCGATCCGCGAGGACGAGGACAAGGCCGAGGCGCTCGGGGTGCCGACGTTCCGCTACAAGCTGGTGGTCTTCGTCATCTCCGCCTTCTTCACCGGCCTCGCCGGAGGCCTGTACGCGCTGTGGTTCGGCAACCTCGACCCGGTCTTCCAGTTCTCCATCCTCACCGGCTCCTACATGGTGCTCATGTCCCTCTTCGGCGGCATCCGCTCGCTGGTCGGGCCGGTGGTGGGTGCGGTCGTCGTCGGCTACGCCATGGAGGTCTTCAAGGCGCAGTACGGCGACAGCCAGTTCCACCTGGTCGCGCTCGGGCTGCTGCTGGCCGTCGTCGTGCTCTTCATGCCCGAGGGCGTGGTGCCCGCGCTCCTCGGGCTGGTGCACCGCTTCCGGCCCGCGTCCACCTCCATCCGGGAGGAGACCGCCGCGGACCTGCTCGAGCGCAACCGCGCGATCGACGCCCAGCGCCGGGCCGCGACCGACGAGGCCGCGGACGGGCATACCGACTCAGGCACCGATGCGGGCGACCGCGAGGTGCCCCACGCGAGCACCGGGAAGGGACGAGCATGA
- a CDS encoding branched-chain amino acid ABC transporter permease, with protein sequence MTALITQAVILGILLGGLYALLAAGLTLYFGVMRVVMIAHSAFLILAAYLAWAFHRATGIDPLFSLVASVPLFFVLGVVMQRFLLSRLKPATLTMMSVLLTFAIALIIEGMLGFVWTGTQRRISLSYSTASFEVLGANVAVVKLVVFGLAAVSLLALYLLMKATSFGQALRATIQHKEAAALLGIDTEKVAGYGFGLGLATAAVGGTALALDSTIYPSLHWHWIGPLMAIIVVGGLGSIPGAAIAAMVLGLGQSLLQIPMGTTWAQTVFYVALFLTLMVRPQGFFGGRLAQRF encoded by the coding sequence GTGACGGCTCTGATCACCCAGGCGGTGATCCTCGGGATCCTGCTGGGGGGCCTGTATGCCCTCCTCGCCGCCGGACTGACCCTCTACTTCGGGGTCATGCGGGTGGTGATGATCGCCCACTCGGCGTTCCTCATCCTGGCCGCCTACCTGGCCTGGGCCTTCCACCGGGCCACCGGCATCGACCCGTTGTTCTCGCTCGTCGCGAGCGTGCCGCTGTTCTTCGTGCTCGGCGTGGTGATGCAGCGCTTCCTGCTCTCCCGGCTCAAGCCGGCGACGCTCACGATGATGTCGGTGCTGCTCACCTTCGCCATCGCCCTCATCATCGAGGGGATGCTCGGCTTCGTCTGGACCGGCACCCAGCGGCGCATCAGCCTGAGCTACTCGACCGCCAGCTTCGAGGTCCTCGGGGCCAACGTCGCGGTGGTCAAGCTCGTGGTCTTCGGGCTCGCGGCGGTCAGCCTGCTGGCGCTCTACCTGCTCATGAAGGCGACGAGCTTCGGGCAGGCGCTGCGCGCGACGATCCAGCACAAGGAGGCCGCGGCGCTGCTCGGGATCGACACCGAGAAGGTCGCCGGCTACGGCTTCGGGCTCGGCCTGGCGACCGCTGCGGTCGGCGGGACGGCGCTGGCCCTGGACTCCACCATCTACCCGTCCCTGCACTGGCACTGGATCGGTCCGCTCATGGCGATCATCGTGGTCGGCGGTCTCGGGAGCATCCCGGGTGCCGCGATCGCGGCGATGGTCCTCGGCCTGGGCCAGAGCCTGCTCCAGATCCCGATGGGCACCACCTGGGCCCAGACGGTCTTCTACGTCGCCCTGTTCCTCACCCTGATGGTCCGCCCGCAGGGGTTCTTCGGAGGTCGCCTTGCCCAACGCTTCTGA
- a CDS encoding amino acid ABC transporter substrate-binding protein — translation MKHSSRTSVTTSGADRVTGVRPHGPRPAPRRAAVALAAAGTLTLSACGLGGGGGASAGGGGGEGGEDEGPVTIGISLPLTGDFSEPGKGVQRGYEAWAEYTNANGGLLGRDVELTIYDDQSNADRVASDYEKLINQDQVDIVVGPFSTRLVVPAAQVAQDYGFLFVEPAGAAEEVFTQGFDNLFYAAPAIANDHYNYLADYILAMPEDERPTTAAYASMDDPFAQGTAYGLKEKLEEGGIETVADEVYPPNTTDFSSIANKIAASDADILVGGTQYQDAVNLIVALQQLDYQPQLAAFSTAPTNPEFPEAIGDQTEGIISPTGYTPEAEYPTNAEFVEFYTDKHGNAPNEDEANAWTTMQVVAAAAEANECADPSPECQQSMIDWLRENTVDTVVGPLSWDAEGRPQAAHLIQQWQDGEIRIVLPEDTSDAELSYPKQDW, via the coding sequence ATGAAGCACAGCAGCCGCACATCCGTCACGACGTCCGGAGCCGACCGGGTCACCGGGGTCCGGCCCCACGGACCCCGCCCTGCACCGCGCCGCGCAGCGGTCGCCCTGGCCGCCGCCGGGACGCTCACGCTCAGCGCCTGCGGGCTCGGCGGCGGTGGTGGCGCCTCCGCCGGCGGCGGCGGAGGCGAGGGGGGCGAGGATGAGGGTCCCGTCACCATCGGCATCTCGCTGCCGCTGACCGGCGACTTCTCCGAGCCCGGCAAAGGCGTGCAGCGCGGCTACGAGGCCTGGGCGGAGTACACCAACGCCAACGGCGGGCTGCTCGGGCGCGACGTCGAGCTCACCATCTACGACGACCAGTCCAACGCCGACCGGGTCGCCTCGGACTACGAGAAGCTCATCAACCAGGACCAGGTCGACATCGTCGTCGGTCCCTTCTCCACGCGTCTGGTGGTGCCCGCGGCCCAGGTGGCCCAGGACTACGGCTTCCTCTTCGTCGAGCCGGCCGGTGCCGCCGAGGAGGTCTTCACCCAGGGCTTCGACAACCTCTTCTACGCCGCGCCGGCCATCGCCAACGACCACTACAACTACCTGGCCGACTACATCCTCGCCATGCCCGAGGACGAGCGGCCCACGACCGCGGCCTACGCCTCGATGGACGACCCCTTCGCCCAGGGCACGGCATACGGGCTCAAGGAGAAGCTCGAGGAGGGTGGCATCGAGACGGTGGCCGACGAGGTCTACCCGCCCAACACGACCGACTTCTCCAGCATCGCCAACAAGATCGCGGCGAGCGACGCCGACATCCTCGTCGGCGGCACGCAGTACCAGGACGCGGTCAACCTCATCGTGGCCCTGCAGCAGCTGGACTACCAGCCGCAGCTGGCCGCCTTCTCCACCGCCCCGACCAACCCGGAGTTCCCGGAGGCGATCGGGGACCAGACGGAGGGGATCATCTCGCCGACCGGCTACACCCCGGAGGCGGAGTACCCGACCAACGCCGAGTTCGTCGAGTTCTACACGGACAAACACGGCAACGCCCCCAACGAGGACGAGGCCAACGCCTGGACCACGATGCAGGTGGTCGCGGCCGCCGCCGAGGCCAACGAGTGCGCCGACCCCAGCCCCGAGTGCCAGCAGTCGATGATCGACTGGCTGCGCGAGAACACGGTCGACACCGTCGTGGGCCCGCTCTCCTGGGACGCCGAGGGCCGCCCGCAGGCCGCCCACCTCATCCAGCAGTGGCAGGACGGGGAGATCCGGATCGTGCTGCCCGAGGACACCAGCGACGCCGAGCTCAGCTACCCCAAGCAGGACTGGTGA
- a CDS encoding LacI family DNA-binding transcriptional regulator translates to MTGAAPRLVDIAESAGVSVATASRALSGREGVSAAVAERVKQIAESLGYIANVHARSLAGGTTSSVGLVIHEVADPYFSEIASGVMRVAGRQGLSVQMCHSGRDPQIELRQLRTLIANRVGVIVVAGSGYLDQEAERSIHRELTRFTQAGGRVVAIGRHQHATDAVLPANTDGGHAVTRHLLELGHRRIAVIAGSLGLTTVADRLTGVHRALSAAGLGEQDVPVVEAPFTREGGKAATLELLERYPDRTAVLALNDDMAIGALSVLRSRSLRVPDDMSVTGFDDVPVAADLSPSLTTVRLPMQQMGEKALELALRPPAKRPRRVVMPATLVERGSSGPPRSS, encoded by the coding sequence ATGACCGGAGCCGCACCACGGTTGGTGGACATCGCCGAGTCCGCGGGCGTCTCCGTGGCCACGGCGTCCCGGGCGCTGAGCGGTCGTGAGGGCGTGAGCGCCGCCGTCGCCGAGCGGGTCAAGCAGATCGCCGAGTCCCTGGGCTACATCGCCAACGTGCACGCCCGGTCGCTGGCGGGGGGCACCACCTCCAGCGTCGGCCTGGTCATCCACGAGGTCGCCGACCCCTACTTCTCCGAGATCGCGAGCGGCGTCATGCGCGTGGCCGGCCGACAGGGGCTGTCGGTGCAGATGTGCCACAGCGGCCGCGACCCCCAGATCGAGCTGCGCCAGCTGCGCACCCTCATCGCCAACCGGGTCGGCGTCATCGTCGTGGCCGGCTCGGGATACCTCGACCAGGAGGCCGAGCGCAGCATCCACCGCGAGCTCACCCGCTTCACCCAGGCCGGGGGCCGGGTCGTCGCCATCGGGCGGCACCAGCACGCGACCGACGCGGTGCTGCCGGCCAACACCGACGGCGGGCACGCCGTGACCCGGCACCTGCTCGAGCTGGGGCACCGGCGCATCGCCGTCATCGCGGGGTCCCTGGGGCTGACCACCGTCGCCGACCGCCTCACCGGGGTGCACCGCGCCCTGAGCGCCGCCGGGCTGGGCGAGCAGGATGTCCCGGTCGTGGAGGCGCCCTTCACCCGGGAGGGCGGCAAGGCCGCGACCCTCGAGCTGCTGGAACGCTACCCCGACCGCACCGCCGTGCTCGCGCTCAACGACGACATGGCCATCGGGGCGCTGTCGGTCCTGCGGTCCCGGTCGTTGCGGGTGCCGGACGACATGTCGGTCACGGGCTTCGACGACGTCCCGGTGGCCGCGGACCTCTCCCCCTCGCTGACGACCGTCCGGCTGCCGATGCAGCAGATGGGCGAGAAGGCGCTGGAGCTCGCGCTGCGCCCGCCCGCCAAGCGCCCCCGGCGGGTCGTCATGCCCGCGACCCTCGTGGAGCGCGGCTCCAGCGGTCCCCCGCGCTCCTCCTGA
- a CDS encoding PQQ-dependent sugar dehydrogenase: MPVSRGLDRFFWINGSRSPGDLYLDDVGIDTAGKNLAIPSGNPADCEAGEIPEQPLLNPLPDPEPSTLGIEVEELVQLPESSTTPAASDQRLIRHNRITHLDEVPDGSGRLAVPDMKAMLYMVDKETGDYTPYLDVRERFVDNFHNHAGLGTGFGFVEHHPEYAENGIFYTVHTEAGSALTEDEPHFPAYGGVNYHSVVTEWTADDPAAEVFSGTSRELMRVPFAGRVHTLQQIAFNLTVSPGDPDYGMLYILSGDGGNGVGNDNPQDLATPHGKIFRIDPLGDDSDNGQYGIPADNPFVGTEGALGEIYAVGMRDPHRISWDPEGDHTMYLGHIGE; this comes from the coding sequence GTGCCGGTCTCCCGCGGCCTGGACCGCTTCTTCTGGATCAACGGCTCGCGCAGCCCCGGCGACCTCTACCTGGACGACGTGGGCATCGACACCGCGGGGAAGAACCTCGCCATCCCCAGCGGCAACCCCGCCGACTGCGAGGCCGGGGAGATCCCCGAGCAGCCGCTGCTGAACCCGCTGCCCGACCCGGAGCCCTCCACCCTCGGCATCGAGGTGGAGGAGCTCGTCCAGCTCCCGGAGTCCTCGACCACCCCGGCCGCGAGCGACCAGCGGCTCATCCGGCACAACCGCATCACCCACCTCGACGAGGTCCCGGACGGCTCCGGTCGTCTCGCGGTCCCGGACATGAAGGCGATGCTCTACATGGTGGACAAGGAGACCGGGGACTACACCCCGTACCTCGACGTCCGTGAGCGCTTCGTCGACAACTTCCACAACCACGCGGGGCTCGGCACCGGGTTCGGCTTCGTCGAGCACCACCCGGAGTACGCCGAGAACGGGATCTTCTACACGGTCCACACCGAGGCCGGCAGCGCGCTCACCGAGGACGAGCCGCACTTCCCCGCCTACGGTGGCGTGAACTACCACAGCGTCGTCACCGAGTGGACCGCCGACGACCCCGCGGCCGAGGTCTTCTCCGGCACCAGCCGCGAGCTCATGCGGGTGCCGTTCGCGGGTCGCGTACACACCCTGCAGCAGATCGCGTTCAACCTGACCGTCAGCCCCGGCGACCCCGACTACGGGATGCTCTACATCCTGTCCGGCGACGGTGGCAACGGGGTCGGCAACGACAACCCGCAGGACCTCGCGACGCCGCACGGCAAGATCTTCCGGATCGACCCGCTGGGCGACGACAGCGACAACGGCCAGTACGGCATCCCGGCCGACAACCCGTTCGTCGGCACGGAGGGCGCGCTCGGCGAGATCTATGCCGTCGGGATGCGCGACCCGCACCGCATCAGCTGGGACCCCGAGGGCGACCACACGATGTACCTCGGCCACATCGGCGAGTGA